The Flammeovirgaceae bacterium genome segment CATTTTCCTTTGACCCATGGCTGGCCGGTTGAATATTATTACCTTTGCGGCCTTGTCCGGCAAAGGCCGGGCCAAAAGCCTATGATCACAACACAAAACCTCACCCTTCAATACGGAAAAAGGGTGCTTTTCGACCATGTCAACATAAAATTTGTAGGAGGGAACTGCTACGGGGTAATTGGCGCCAATGGTGCAGGCAAGTCCACGTTTCTCAAAATCCTGGCCGGGGACGTTGCCCCAAATGCCGGCCACGTATCCGTGGAGCCGGGCAAGCGAATGGCGGTCTTACGCCAAAACCACTTTGAGTTTGACGAAGTCCCTGTATTGGACACCGTGATCATGGGCCACAACAAATTGTGGAAATTGATGAAGGAAAAAGACGCCATTTACGCAAAGCCGGACTTTTCCGAAGCCGATGGCGTGCGGGCATCCGAACTGGAAGCGGAATTTGCCGAAATGGACGGGTGGAATGCGGAACCCGATGCGGCAGCCCTTCTTAGTGGGCTGGGGATCGAAGAGGCCGTTCACCACTCCCTGATGAAAGACCTGAACGGCAACCAGAAGGTGCGCGTGCTGCTGGCCCAGGCCATCTTTGGCAACCCGGACATCCTTATACTGGACGAGCCCACCAACGACCTGGACATCCACACCGTAAGCTGGCTGGAAGATTTTTTGCTGGACTTCAAGAACACGGTGATCGTGGTGTCGCACGACCGCCACTTCCTGGACACGGTGTGCACCCACATTGCCGACATCGACTTTAAATCCATAAAACTCTATACCGGCAACTATTCCTTCTGGTACGAATCCAGTCAATTGGCATTGGCCCAACGTGCCAGCTCCAACAAAAAGGCGGAAGAAAAAAAGAAGGAATTGCAGGAGTTCATTGCGCGCTTTAGCGCAAACGCATCCAAATCCAGGCAGGCCACCAGCAGGAGGAAATTGCTGGAGAAGATCAGCATTGACGAAATCCAGCCTTCCAACAGGAGGTACCCCGCCATCATCTTTCAACAGAAGCGTACCGCTGGGGACCAAATCCTGCACGTGGAAGGGCTCACCGCCAAAGCGGAAGACCGCCCGCTTTTTGCCAACCTTGACTTTTATGTGAATAAGGGGGACAAAATTGCCTTTCTTGGCAAAGACAGCCTGGCCATCACTACCCTGTTCAGGATACTGGCCGGTGAGGTGGCACCGGTATCGGGCACCTTCAAGTTGGGGCAAACCATCACCATGGCCTATCTGCCCAACGACAATGAAAAATATTTCCAATCCGATGACAACCTTATCGATTGGCTGCGGCAGTTTTCAGAAGAAGACAAGGACGAAGTATATATCCGGGGCTTCCTTGGCAAAATGCTGTTCTCGGGCGAAGAGGTTTTTAAAAAGTGCAATGTGCTTTCCGGTGGGGAAAAGGTCCGGTGCATGGTGTCACGGATGATGCTGCAAGGGGCCAACCTTTTGATACTTGACGAGCCTACCAACCACCTGGACCTGGAGTCGATACAGGCATTTAACAACGCCTTGAAAGATTTCCCCGGGACAGTGCTGTTCACCTCCCACGACCATACCTTCACCGAAACCATCGCCAACCGCATCATCGAGCTTTCACCGAACGGGAACATCGACAAGCTGATGACCTATGATGAATATATCTCCAGCGATAAAGTAGCAGGGCAAAAGGAAGCTTTGTACGCATAGCCCTGGTCAGGCCATGAGGTGGGCTTTTCGTATGTAGCCCGGTGGATTTCATTTTCTACCGCCTTATCAATATATTCACCGCGTTAAAAGACCCAACTCCATGAAACGTTTTATCCTTTTACTGCTGATGAGCGTGTGTGCCCTGGGGCTGTTGCAGGCTCAGGAGGTCACGCTTGAAAAACTCAAGGAAATTGCCATTGTTGACCAGAAGGTGATGATGCCCATGCGCGATGGCGTAAGGCTGGCCACCGATATTTACAGGCCCAAAGGCGACAAGAAGGTGCCCATTATTTTTTCCAGGACCCCGTATAATTTCAATACCTGGGTCGATGGGGAGGAGCGCACCCGTAGCTACCAAAGTGCCTACGATGCCGTATCGCGGGGGTATGCCTACGTGGTTCAAAACGAAAGGGGACGGTTCTTCTCGGAGGGGGAATGGGACATCCTGGGCACGCCAAAAACCGATGGTTATGACGCCTTCACCTGGATGGCCAAGCAACCCTGGTCGAACGGTAAAATAGGGACCCTGGGGTGCTCCTCCACGGCCGAATGGCAAATGGCCGTTGCCGCCCTGGACCATCCCGCCCATGGGGCGTTGGTGGCGCAGGGTTTTGGCGCAGGCGTAGGCCGGGTGGGCGAATTTTATGAGCAAGGGAACTGGTACCGTGGTGGGGCCACCCAAATGTTGTTCATCGCATGGCTTTATGGCACGCAAAACGACAAATTCCGCCCGATGTTCCCTAAAGATATTACCCAGTCCGACTTGCAAAGGGTACAGCGCTTTTTTGACCTCGCCCCGGAAATGCCCGCGGTGGACTGGTCTTACGGGCTGAAACACCTTCCCGTAAAGGACATCATCAAAAACGTAAATGGCCCCGAAGGGATTTACAATAAAATGATCACCCGCAAACCCAATGACCCCGCCTGGTTTGAGGGAGGCCTCTACCATGACGACAAACCCATTAACGTGCCCGGCTTCTGGTTTGTGTCGTGGTATGATGTGTCCACAGGCCCCAACCTTGCCCTGTTCAACCATGTGCGCCATAACGTTGCCAACCCCAAAGCGGCAGACAACCAATACCTGGTAATAGCCCCTACCCTGCATTGCTCCTACAAGCGGGCTACGGAAAATACCATCGTGGGGGAGCGAAGCGTGGGCGATGCCCGGCTAAACTATGACGAACAAATATACAAGTGGTTTGACCTCACCTTGAAGGGCGAAGACAACGATTTCAAGTCCACCACGCCAAGGGTACAGTATTACACAATGGGCAGCAACAAATGGCAATCATCGGACACCTGGCCGCCCAAAGGGGTTGTCATGCAAGACTTCTACCTGGCCAGTGGCGGCAACGCCAACACCCGGAACGGTGACGGGCAATTGGTGGCAAAAGCACCTGGCAAGGACATGGCGGACGCATTTATCTACGATCCCGAAAACCCGGTTAATTCGTATGGCGGCAACGTGTGCTGCACGGGAAATGCCGTTAAAGGAGGGGCGTTCGACCAATCGCAAATGGAGCTGCGCGATGACATCCTGGTTTATACATCAGGACCGCTAAAAGAAGGCATCGAAGTGAGCGGGTTTATTGAAAGCACGCTTTACCTCTCGTCCGATGTGAAGGACACGGACATAACGATAAAATTCATTGATGTGTACCCGGATGGAAAAGCCTACAACCTGGACGAAACCATTCAGCGGGTGCGTTACCGTGAGGGTTACGACAAGGAGGTGTTTATGGAACAGGGAAAAGTTTACGCGGTCAAGATGTCACCGATGTCCACCAGCAATTACTTTGAAGCCGGGCACCGCATCAGGGTTGAAATATCAAGCAGTAATTTCCCTAGGTTCGACAGGAACCTGAACACAGGCGGGAACAATTATGATGAGTCAAAGGGCGTGGTGGCGCACAACGCCATCCATCATTCCAAAAAATACCCCTCCGTCATCCGGGTGCCGGTGGTCAAATGACCCCTCAGGAAAATGGAAAAGAAAGCATTCCTTACCGGGATGCTTTTTTTGTGCCCTGGTTTTCCAGGTATTGTACCCCAAAGGCCACAACCACTACCACCAAACACCCCACGATGTTGTAAAGGAGGTATGCCATTTTGGTAAAGAAGTAGAAATACAAGATCACGGCCTCGGCCACTATGGCCGCAATAAACACTGCGTTGGACTTGATGTATTTGAGGTAAAAAGCAGAAAGGAAAATCCCCAGGATCGTCCCATAAAACAAAGACCCGATGATGTTCACAAACTGAATGAGGTTCTCTGCCTGGTTGGCTATCGAAGCGAACATCATCCCAAAAACAGCCCAGCCTGCGGTAAACCATTTTGATGCCTTTACATAATGGTAATCATCGGCCTCCGGCTTAACGGAGCGCTTGTAAATATCCACCGTTGTGGTGGATGCCAACGCATTGAGCTCGGAGGCCGTGGAGGCCATGGCGGCCGAAAAAACCACCGCGAGCAGCAGCCCAATAAGCCCATGGGGCAGGTAGGTCATGACAAATGTAATGAACACGTAATCCTTGTCCAGGGTATTGGCGCCCGGTATGGCATCGGCAATTTTTTCCTTTACCTGGTTCCTTATCCCTTTCTCCTTGTCCTGTATTTTTTCAATGGACTCTTTAGCTTGCTCTATCAAGGCATTGTCCTTCTGGCGTATGGCCCCTACAAGGTTCTCCGCCTCCTTTCTTTTCTCAACAAAAACCTGGTCGTATTGCGATTCGAGGGACGTAATGTCTTCGGCATACTCCGTTTGCATGGCTTTGTCCTTCAGCGCCTGGTTGTGGAACACGGGCGCCTGGTTGAATTGGTAAAAGACAAATACCAAAATCCCAATATAGAGGATGATGAACTGCATGGGTACTTTCAGGAGGCCGTTGAATATCAAGCCCAACCGGCTTTGCCCCACGGAACTCCCCCCCAGGTACCTCCCCACCTGGGATTGGTCCGCCCCGAAATAGGAAAGGAAAAGGAAAAGGCCACCGATCAACCCCGACCAAATGTTGTACCGGTCGCTCAGGTCAAATGACAGGTTGATGAGGTTAAGCTTGCCCATCTCCCCTGCCACCTGAAAAGCCTCGCCAAAGGTGATATTATTGGGCAATTTGGAGAAGGCAACCCATCCGGCAACAATCATCCCGCCCATGATAATGGTGAGCTGGTATTTTTGGGTCAGGCTCACCGCCTTCGTCCCACCGCTCACCGTGTAGATCATCACCAGCGTCCCGATAAAAACAGTGGTGATATTGATGTTCCAGTCCAGCATGGTGGAAAGGATCAGGGACGGGGCATAGATGGTAATACCTACTGAGAGCCCGCGCAACATCAGAAAGAAAAAAGCGGCCAGGGAGCGGGTTTTTAAGTCAAACCGGCTTTCCAGGTATTCATAGGCCGTGTACACCTTTAGGCGGTGGTACAAAGGCACCGCGGTGATGCTGAGGATAACCATGGCCAATGGCAAACCAAAATAAAACTGGAGGAAACGCATCCCATCCTCGTATGCCTGGCCGGGCGTGGACAGAAAGGTGATGGCACTTGCCTGGGTGGCCATTATCGACAGGCACACGTTCCACCACGGCAGGCTTTTGTTGCCCAACAGATAGCCGTCTATGTTCCGGCTGCCGCGGGTTTTCCAGGTGCCATAGGCCACAATAAGGACGAGTGTGGAGAATAGGATTGCCCAGTCAATGGAATGCATTAAAAAGAATTAGTGATAAACAAATAAACAATGACCTGAATGGCCAGCACAATCATTACCAGCCAATACCATTGGCTCCATCGTGAAAACAATGGGGGCTTCCCTTCTTCTTCCGACATCATTTTCCAGATTTTGTTTTGGGGCTGGCCGGCTTGTTCGTCTTGCCCAGTGAAACAAGGTTGGCAAATAGTTTATAGGCACCTGGCACGCCTTCGGGCAGCTCCCTAAAAAAAGACAGGCCGGTGTACACGTAATTTCCCTCCCCATACTTCGCTATAAGTAGCGATCCTTCCGTCAACTCCTCACCGGGGTCTTTCATGGCAATGGGTGCTTCAAACTTAGGGTCCCACTTATTGGGGAAATACAGGCCCCGCTCCTGCACCCAACCTTCAAAGTCATTGGCGGTTATTTTATTGGGCGCATTGAGTGCCACATGCTGGGGCTTTAAAATTTTTACCTCACTGTCTTCGTCCGTGACCCGGTCACGAGACAACGCAAGCGGGTATGGGGAAAATTTGTCCTGGGCAATTTCCAGCCTGGAATTGGTATTGTACTGAACGATCAAAGTCCCCCCCCTTTTTACATAGTCGAGCAAGTCGGGCATAAAGTATTGTATCCTCTCATTCGTGTTCAACGCCCGTATGCCCAAAACGACCGCATCAAGCCCGGCAAGGGCAGCGGGCGCCACTTCATCGTTTTTCAATTCCACCACCTCATACCCCATGTTCCTGAGGGCAGCTGGAATTTGATCCCCTGCGCCTTCCACATACCCAACACGTGCCCCTTCTTTCTTCAGGTTGATGCGTACCAGCTTGGCTTCGGCAGGCGGCAATAAGGTTTGGATGGGAAAATGGTCATAGGCTATCACCTGCATGGACCGGTCAAAGGTTTGGCCTTCCAAGGTGGCCTTTGCCTTCAGCACTGATGTGGCCTCTTCATCGGATGGGAACACCCTGAACAAGACCGGTTTTTCCTCGCCCCTATGGGAGAGCTCAATGGAATGCCCCGCAGGTTCCGACCGCCAGCCTTTGGGAAGGTCGAGGGAAATCGCCCCCACCAGTTTACGGTCAACGTTTGATTTGGCCAGCACCGAAACCATCCTTGGGCCGGCATTATTGAAGACCACAACAGGCTCCGACAAATTCAGCGACAAGGGGGGCACCACCTCGACCGGCCGCCAAAGTTCGCCTTTTACGGGGTCTGTCCATTTATAGATCAACGGCACGGAAAAAGATAACTTTTCCCCATCCAATTCCATCTGGACTTGAAACACAATAGCGGGGCCATTTTCCGGTTTGCCGATCATGGATTTGTCCTTAACGGTGAAAAGCCCCAGCGAATGGGGTTCGTTCAGCCAATAAGGGCCTGAATAAGGGGCATTGGCATTGAGCGTTTTGCTTGCTTTAAACTCCAGCGGCTTGTTGTCGGCCAGGGTGATGTCCATGGTCGAATCATACGACAGCGCTGGGGCGGTTATCCTTTTAACTTTTATCGGCAGCCCCGACCGGTTGACCCATTCAAAGGCCGCCCCCACCCTTTCCCCGGGCGCCAGGTAATAGTTGTCGGCCTTTGCCTCCATGTAGAGGCCCATGCAATCTTCAATTAATTCGTTTACTTCTTTGAGCTTTCGGGTTTTCCATATCCCGTCTTTTAGCCCCATGATTTCCCTGCGTGCCTCCAAAAGGCCTGGAACGGAAGCGGCAGGATCGTCCTCACTGTATCCCGCTATCAATTTTTCAACTATTGCGCCCACCTTGGCGCCACCCTCCACCCGCGTCCACGTGGTGTTTATGGTTTCCCAAAGGTTGTCCTTGGCGTGGTAGCCTTTCACAAATTCAAAAAATTCAAGAGACTCCCCCCTGCTTCCTGATGAGCCAAACCCCTGGCTTTTGTGCTGGGTCCTGCTCAACGCTGCCATTTCGGGGTATGACATGCCCAGCAAGGGATTGTATGCCCCTACGTCCATCGCCACGATGCCGGGGGTATTTTGATCTATGTCCTGGTTCCACCACCTGCCGGTGTTGGTATAAATCCCCTTTGCCTGCCAGAGCCCTGTTTCTGGCACCTGATCGGGAAAAGCCGATGGGTCGTTGGTAAGGTCAAAGGCTTCCTGGGCGAGGATGGCCGAGGCCGTATGGTGGCCATGCCCTGCACGGGCGTCCGGGGGGAACCGGGTCAAAATGATGTCGGGTTGGAATTTCCTCATCACGCGCACCACGTCAGACAACACCTCCTGTTTGTTCCAAATCCTGAAAGTCTCCGTGGCATTTTTTGAATAGCCAAAGTCGTTGGCACGGGTAAAAAACTGATGTCCCCCATCGATCCTCCTGGCGGCCAGCAACTCCTGTGTGCGTATCACCCCAAGCTGGTCCCTGATCTCAGGGCCAATCAGGTTTTGGCCACCATCGCCCCGTGTCATGGAAAGGTACCCTGTGGTGGCCAACCGTTCGTTGGAGAGGTAGGCTATTGCCCTGGTGTTTTCGTCATCCGGATGGGCGGCCACGTACAGCACGGTCCCCAGGAAATTGAGCTTCTTTAGGCGTAACTTGATTTTGGCGGCATCGGGTTGTGTGTGCGGCTGTGCAAAAGAACTTACCGTGGCACATAAAATAAAGAAGATAACTTTCCTCATGGGTTGAAATGAAGTAATTCTGTTTTAACGGGAAATAATCGCAAAAGGTAGCAATGATTCCGTTCTTTTATGGGATTAGTTACATGATTTGCACGATAATGCAGTAAGTGGTAAGAATATTCGCGGATCAAAACTTTCCTTGCTTTTCGCCATTGATCAATAAAGTGCCATCTTCCTCCACAAAAAGGTGGATACGGCTCGTGTCCCCCTTTTTTGAAAAAAAAACAATATCGAAAGAATAAACGGAAATGTGGTCTTTCAGGTCATCGGTAAACCCCATATCTATCAAAATTTCATTCCCCACCTTTGCCTTGCGCGAGTAAATGCGGTGCCCCAGGGTATTGGTGACCTTTACCTTTTCCTCATCTTCGGAAAGACGGGTAGGCGTTATCCTTATTTCAACATAAGGCAATTGGGGTCCTGCAAATTGCGGCTCCCCGGAAGAGCCGGCCGGCTTGTCCACCGGAGGCTTGGTGCGAAACCCATATTCCAATTTAAACTCAAATTCGTTCCCAGGCTTTAGCGGCACCGGGGCTTGCACAAGAAAAGGGAAAATCAGTACAACCCACATATTACGCCCAAATTTTAAGCATAAACTTATGCAAAAAACCAGTACCCTTGCGGCATTGCCCCCCTGGAATGGGCGGCTTGGCCAGTGCCGGCACCATTGCCTCCCGCACCTTGCGTTACCATACTATCCCAGTTCTTCCAACTCCAGCCACCTCATGGTTTTGGTGTCGATGGAATCGGTAAGTTCCTTTATCCTTTTGGAGCAACTGACCAGGTCACCGGTTTCCAGCAGCCCTGAGCTTAACTTTCCTATTAAAGCC includes the following:
- a CDS encoding ATP-binding cassette domain-containing protein, yielding MITTQNLTLQYGKRVLFDHVNIKFVGGNCYGVIGANGAGKSTFLKILAGDVAPNAGHVSVEPGKRMAVLRQNHFEFDEVPVLDTVIMGHNKLWKLMKEKDAIYAKPDFSEADGVRASELEAEFAEMDGWNAEPDAAALLSGLGIEEAVHHSLMKDLNGNQKVRVLLAQAIFGNPDILILDEPTNDLDIHTVSWLEDFLLDFKNTVIVVSHDRHFLDTVCTHIADIDFKSIKLYTGNYSFWYESSQLALAQRASSNKKAEEKKKELQEFIARFSANASKSRQATSRRKLLEKISIDEIQPSNRRYPAIIFQQKRTAGDQILHVEGLTAKAEDRPLFANLDFYVNKGDKIAFLGKDSLAITTLFRILAGEVAPVSGTFKLGQTITMAYLPNDNEKYFQSDDNLIDWLRQFSEEDKDEVYIRGFLGKMLFSGEEVFKKCNVLSGGEKVRCMVSRMMLQGANLLILDEPTNHLDLESIQAFNNALKDFPGTVLFTSHDHTFTETIANRIIELSPNGNIDKLMTYDEYISSDKVAGQKEALYA
- a CDS encoding CocE/NonD family hydrolase; this encodes MKRFILLLLMSVCALGLLQAQEVTLEKLKEIAIVDQKVMMPMRDGVRLATDIYRPKGDKKVPIIFSRTPYNFNTWVDGEERTRSYQSAYDAVSRGYAYVVQNERGRFFSEGEWDILGTPKTDGYDAFTWMAKQPWSNGKIGTLGCSSTAEWQMAVAALDHPAHGALVAQGFGAGVGRVGEFYEQGNWYRGGATQMLFIAWLYGTQNDKFRPMFPKDITQSDLQRVQRFFDLAPEMPAVDWSYGLKHLPVKDIIKNVNGPEGIYNKMITRKPNDPAWFEGGLYHDDKPINVPGFWFVSWYDVSTGPNLALFNHVRHNVANPKAADNQYLVIAPTLHCSYKRATENTIVGERSVGDARLNYDEQIYKWFDLTLKGEDNDFKSTTPRVQYYTMGSNKWQSSDTWPPKGVVMQDFYLASGGNANTRNGDGQLVAKAPGKDMADAFIYDPENPVNSYGGNVCCTGNAVKGGAFDQSQMELRDDILVYTSGPLKEGIEVSGFIESTLYLSSDVKDTDITIKFIDVYPDGKAYNLDETIQRVRYREGYDKEVFMEQGKVYAVKMSPMSTSNYFEAGHRIRVEISSSNFPRFDRNLNTGGNNYDESKGVVAHNAIHHSKKYPSVIRVPVVK
- a CDS encoding sodium:solute symporter, with protein sequence MHSIDWAILFSTLVLIVAYGTWKTRGSRNIDGYLLGNKSLPWWNVCLSIMATQASAITFLSTPGQAYEDGMRFLQFYFGLPLAMVILSITAVPLYHRLKVYTAYEYLESRFDLKTRSLAAFFFLMLRGLSVGITIYAPSLILSTMLDWNINITTVFIGTLVMIYTVSGGTKAVSLTQKYQLTIIMGGMIVAGWVAFSKLPNNITFGEAFQVAGEMGKLNLINLSFDLSDRYNIWSGLIGGLFLFLSYFGADQSQVGRYLGGSSVGQSRLGLIFNGLLKVPMQFIILYIGILVFVFYQFNQAPVFHNQALKDKAMQTEYAEDITSLESQYDQVFVEKRKEAENLVGAIRQKDNALIEQAKESIEKIQDKEKGIRNQVKEKIADAIPGANTLDKDYVFITFVMTYLPHGLIGLLLAVVFSAAMASTASELNALASTTTVDIYKRSVKPEADDYHYVKASKWFTAGWAVFGMMFASIANQAENLIQFVNIIGSLFYGTILGIFLSAFYLKYIKSNAVFIAAIVAEAVILYFYFFTKMAYLLYNIVGCLVVVVVAFGVQYLENQGTKKASR
- a CDS encoding PIG-L family deacetylase; the encoded protein is MRKVIFFILCATVSSFAQPHTQPDAAKIKLRLKKLNFLGTVLYVAAHPDDENTRAIAYLSNERLATTGYLSMTRGDGGQNLIGPEIRDQLGVIRTQELLAARRIDGGHQFFTRANDFGYSKNATETFRIWNKQEVLSDVVRVMRKFQPDIILTRFPPDARAGHGHHTASAILAQEAFDLTNDPSAFPDQVPETGLWQAKGIYTNTGRWWNQDIDQNTPGIVAMDVGAYNPLLGMSYPEMAALSRTQHKSQGFGSSGSRGESLEFFEFVKGYHAKDNLWETINTTWTRVEGGAKVGAIVEKLIAGYSEDDPAASVPGLLEARREIMGLKDGIWKTRKLKEVNELIEDCMGLYMEAKADNYYLAPGERVGAAFEWVNRSGLPIKVKRITAPALSYDSTMDITLADNKPLEFKASKTLNANAPYSGPYWLNEPHSLGLFTVKDKSMIGKPENGPAIVFQVQMELDGEKLSFSVPLIYKWTDPVKGELWRPVEVVPPLSLNLSEPVVVFNNAGPRMVSVLAKSNVDRKLVGAISLDLPKGWRSEPAGHSIELSHRGEEKPVLFRVFPSDEEATSVLKAKATLEGQTFDRSMQVIAYDHFPIQTLLPPAEAKLVRINLKKEGARVGYVEGAGDQIPAALRNMGYEVVELKNDEVAPAALAGLDAVVLGIRALNTNERIQYFMPDLLDYVKRGGTLIVQYNTNSRLEIAQDKFSPYPLALSRDRVTDEDSEVKILKPQHVALNAPNKITANDFEGWVQERGLYFPNKWDPKFEAPIAMKDPGEELTEGSLLIAKYGEGNYVYTGLSFFRELPEGVPGAYKLFANLVSLGKTNKPASPKTKSGK